The proteins below come from a single Actinomycetota bacterium genomic window:
- a CDS encoding response regulator produces the protein MDTRPETKLLIVDDNEGVRHLVSRWLERAGFHVEEASDGAEAVEMVRKEPPDVILADIRMPKIDGIELARIVKGEFPHVKIILMTAYSSPQTIAQAKREGVDDYLEKPFTKDQVEKMALDIISR, from the coding sequence ATGGACACCAGGCCTGAGACCAAGCTGCTTATCGTGGACGACAACGAAGGCGTCCGCCACCTCGTATCCCGCTGGCTGGAACGGGCAGGCTTCCACGTGGAGGAGGCCAGCGACGGTGCGGAAGCGGTGGAGATGGTGAGGAAGGAACCGCCCGATGTCATCCTGGCAGACATCCGCATGCCCAAGATAGACGGGATCGAGCTGGCCCGCATCGTGAAAGGGGAATTCCCACACGTCAAGATCATCCTCATGACTGCCTACTCCTCGCCTCAGACCATTGCCCAGGCGAAGAGGGAGGGGGTGGACGACTACCTGGAGAAGCCCTTCACCAAGGACCAGGTGGAGAAGATGGCCCTGGATATCATTTCCAGGTAA
- a CDS encoding histidinol-phosphatase HisJ family protein has translation METKGLVDYHLHTPRCGHAVGDLEEYVARAMRLGLSEVGFSDHFPLLHLQDPTLSMGLEELPEYVREVSRLAESVSGIRVRLGIEVDYLPGYEERTAEILSAHAFDYVMGSVHFLDGWGFDDPRYVEGYRGRDLHALWARYFQVLGDAAECGLFDVLAHPDLIKKFGFRPRGDVGPLYESCLDRVAAAGLAVEVSTAGLSKPVGEMYPGEDFLRLCRERGIPVTLGSDAHSPEEVGRDYGAAVELLSRVGYREIALFERRRRTLVPLPD, from the coding sequence ATGGAGACGAAGGGACTGGTGGACTACCATCTGCACACCCCGCGCTGCGGCCACGCCGTTGGGGACCTGGAGGAATACGTGGCCAGGGCCATGCGCCTGGGCCTCTCCGAGGTGGGCTTCTCCGACCACTTCCCACTCCTCCACCTGCAGGACCCCACCTTGAGCATGGGCCTGGAAGAATTGCCGGAATACGTGAGGGAGGTGAGCCGTCTCGCGGAGAGCGTCTCCGGGATCCGCGTCCGCCTGGGGATCGAGGTGGACTACCTGCCGGGCTACGAGGAAAGGACGGCGGAGATCCTCTCCGCGCATGCCTTCGATTACGTCATGGGCTCGGTGCATTTCCTGGACGGATGGGGTTTCGACGACCCGCGGTACGTGGAAGGATACCGCGGCCGGGACCTCCACGCGCTCTGGGCCAGGTATTTCCAGGTCCTGGGAGACGCCGCCGAGTGCGGGCTCTTCGATGTCCTGGCCCACCCGGACCTCATAAAGAAGTTCGGCTTCCGGCCCCGCGGGGACGTGGGGCCGCTCTACGAGTCCTGCCTGGACCGAGTGGCCGCGGCGGGGCTGGCGGTAGAGGTGAGCACGGCGGGGTTGAGCAAGCCGGTGGGCGAGATGTATCCCGGTGAGGATTTCCTGCGCCTGTGCCGGGAAAGGGGCATACCGGTGACCCTCGGTTCCGACGCCCATTCACCCGAGGAGGTGGGAAGAGATTACGGGGCGGCGGTGGAGTTGCTGAGCCGGGTGGGGTATCGGGAGATAGCCCTTTTCGAGCGGCGCAGAAGGACGCTCGTGCCCCTCCCTGACTGA